The Xiphophorus couchianus chromosome 5, X_couchianus-1.0, whole genome shotgun sequence genome includes a region encoding these proteins:
- the LOC114144709 gene encoding zinc finger BED domain-containing protein 1-like: protein MELVSKPNATAAVWEYFGFKPNDRGEPLNLCEPVCRICHKIVATKGSNTTNLYVHLKHNHPVKFFQLRRKSTTGGPSSSSSSRQSTVIETFHRQEAYKKDGAKWCALTDSVVRLIAKEMLPFNIVEKPAFRKMLQTFDRRYEIPGKTYISQTAIPQLYSSIKEDILKEIKDISFYSATSNMWSSSNMTPYMSLTIHYIAADWTLHSKCLETRYVPDNHTANTLGENLKSALADWGLDEDKLVCITTDNGPNIVAAIRNLGWPWLNCFGHNLHLAVSHGLDSDKERTARAIGLCKSLVNTFNLSFFKKRDLRKAQNEANLPQHNLILDVVTRWGTKQKMIERVLEQLPAIRRVLVQDRKHSHLTPTWQDVAVLESINAALKPLADFTDVLSGETYVTVSSVKPVLELIKGDLLSPGPDDSTMTATIKQNVCKILTEKYSSPGIQNLLIKATILDPRYRGSMEEAGSLDDVKHQLVQELLDLKGPEVREEGASGEGSSQAAGGNKHESTADPPTKKKRLSDLLQNRRAELTVQTQATYPKREQADAELTKFLQEDAIDASCDPLMWWCDNQRRYPLMANLAKKYMCICATSTSSERMFSTAGNIATPERSCLKPHKLNMLVFLARNL from the exons ATGGAACTCGTTTCAAAGCCGAACGCAACTGCCGCAGTGTGGGAGTATTTTGGATTCAAACCAAATGACCGAGGCGAACCGCTGAACCTTTGCGAGCCGGTATGTCGCATTTGTCATAAAATAGTAGCAACTAAGGGTAGCAATACAACCAACTTGTACGTGCACCTAAAGCACAACCATCCAGTAAAGTTTTTCCAGCTGAGGAGGAAAAGTACAACCGGTGGCCCGTCTTCGTCTTCAAGTTCGCGACAGTCCACCGTCATTGAAACATTTCATCGACAGGAAGCATACAAAAAGGACGGCGCAAAGTGGTGCGCGCTCACAGACAGCGTAGTTCGCTTAATTGCTAAAGAGATGCTCCcatttaatattgttgaaaagccGGCATTTcgaaaaatgttgcaaactttTGATAGACGGTACGAAATCCCCGGAAAAACATACATATCACAAACGGCAATTCCACAACTTTACAGCAGTATTAAAGAGGACATACTGAAGGAGATAAaagacatttcattttactctGCTACGTCGAATATGTGGTCAAGTTCAAATATGACTCCTTATATGAGCTTGACCATTCACTATATAGCTGCTGACTGGACCCTGCACTCTAAATGTTTAGAGACCAGGTATGTCCCAGATAACCATACTGCTAACACCCTGGGAGAAAACCTGAAATCTGCTTTAGCAGACTGGGGACTGGATGAGGACAAGCTGGTCTGCATTACAACAGACAATGGCCCTAACATTGTCGCTGCAATAAGAAATCTTGGCTGGCCATGGCTCAACTGCTTTGGCCACAACCTCCACCTTGCTGTTTCCCATGGTCTAGACAGTGACAAAGAACGTACAGCACGTGCCATAGGACTCTGTAAAAGTTTGGTCAACACTTTCAACCTGAGCttctttaaaaagagagatCTGAGGAAGGCACAGAATGAAGCTAATCTCCCTCAGCACAATCTCATTCTG GATGTTGTCACACGATGGGGCACTAAACAGAAGATGATCGAGAGGGTGTTGGAGCAACTCCCAGCCATCAGACGAGTCCTGGTACAAGACAGAAAGCACAGCCATCTCACTCCAACCTGGCAGGATGTTGCGGTGTTGGAGTCCATCAATGCAGCTTTGAAGCCACTGGCTGACTTTACAGATGTCCTTTCAGGAGAAACATACGTCACAGTGTCCTCTGTTAAGCCTGTGCTAGAACTGATTAAAGGCGACCTTCTCTCTCCAGGCCCTGATGACAGCACAATGACTGCCACTATTAAACAAAACGTATGCAAGATACTGACTGAAAAATATAGCTCACCTGGCATCCAAAATCTCCTGATAAAGGCCACCATCTTGGATCCAAGGTACCGTGGCAGCATGGAGGAGGCAGGGTCATTGGATGATGTCAAACATCAGCTGGTGCAAGAGCTACTGGACTTAAAAGGGCCAGAAGTAAGGGAAGAAGGTGCAAGTGGTGAGGGTTCCAGCCAAGCTGCTGGAGGAAACAAACATGAATCTACAGCTGACCCACCCACCAAGAAGAAGAGGCTAAGTGACCTTCTTCAAAACAGAAGAGCTGAACTCACAGTTCAGACACAAGCTACATATCCAAAAAGAGAACAGGCTGATGCAGAACTGACAAAGTTCCTTCAAGAAGATGCTATTGATGCCTCTTGTGATCCCTTGATGTGGTGGTGTGACAATCAAAGAAGATATCCTTTGATGGCAAACTTGGCTAAAAAATACATGTGCATTTGTGCAACAAGCACCAGTTCAGAGAGAATGTTTAGCACAGCTGGAAACATTGCTACTCCTGAGAGATCTTGCCTTAAGCCACACAAACTCAACATGTTGGTATTTCTTGCTCGGAATCTCTGA
- the rbm20 gene encoding RNA-binding protein 20 isoform X2 — protein sequence MLGRCQSMKEPRRAQCQSIIAPPLDNTEKKGLPVGAQLPGNVQAGPQLPNQLFLTPASLQLAQLQAQLTLHRLKLAQGGNTANAASILNQLISNVNMSQPLLNQLRSSSLVGNPQGAFPTGVIGFPSSNSAVGSLVGGAFNQNSGNVRLDHPCGGGGKSQQGGEYGKTPGSAYSSDTDRRLQYSLSGGTSADEQYAGIKSQAKNMSNVGFHRDFYGHELQGQPVGFSSNEQMNSTAHKEQWKGHNNLNQTGKVNMASNPPTAWPSAGQPIWNRTELYNPEEPTPEPKLNCSGVSSFGMQGFGSYQTLHGGEETLPSGTRTLQTNQVNDFYGITPSQLPHQCSICEKKVYNLKDWDQHVKGKLHLQNRTLYATDSSAAAASAGAPQYAVGRPCDGGLNPGGTNPSVCSTASQDVSSGTKASYLPAGAMTTYPTADAAFTLHQPESKPFPPRKASAGRVVHICNLPEGSCTENDVINLGIPFGKVTNYILMRSTHQAFLEMAYVEAAQAMVQYYQLTPATINGQKLLIRMSKRYKELQLKKPGKDVQSIIQDITSQRERDKMQELEHYLPDRARSRSPISRSLSPHSHSPSFTSCSSAHSPPAAPCRGQDRGSNGLSPHRGSRDWPSHLRRGEDERERDDPWRNGGMDDKRPNGRTADRRKSYHKHLGHLRSADERGSGETTTTRSSRDWHPRDSPLSSSLNSYRSMDEDFNRASHYRHDAKPRRRDGDHPVRSRHSEFETTDEPRCRTPEDKRRSKNPSRRNTEKQERETVPENTDATSKEKSVLPQQSNKSKEAAENDKDRETENVLESAEDTDEECWYPKNMEELVTVDEVGGEDDCILEPDLSELEEFTSCHKEPTAERSQQKHTSPSAPAVEEHKESDEKPEREDSFEETRGEASASEAEKAEDQIAAPSTETEKVNLETTEQKVADISGFPSEEFKAALEETCLESAKLPNNTTPDEPMENHICLPEDSRSQEERQTPDKIHLEVQLKDGSLKREIEAPSSSLEQDKAVSEHSIPLGVEFIEPRTGFYCKLCGLFYSSEDTAKTTHCRSTVHYRNLQKYLSQLAENGLSCALDEPSVAH from the exons ATGCTGGGCAGATGTCAGAGCATGAAGGAGCCCCGGAGAGCGCAGTGTCAGAG CATAATAGCACCTCCGTTGGACAACACAGAGAAGAAGGGCCTTCCGGTGGGTGCCCAGCTGCCAGGCAATGTGCAAGCTGGACCTCAGCTGCCGAACCAGCTCTTCCTGACTCCAGCAAGCCTTCAGCTCGCTCAGCTCCAGGCCCAGCTCACCCTCCATCGCCTCAAACTGGCTCAGGGAGGAAACACGGCCAACGCCGCCAGCATTCTCAACCAGTTGATTTCCAATGTCAACATGTCTCAGCCCCTGTTGAATCAATTAAGGAGTTCGTCTTTGGTCGGGAACCCACAGGGGGCCTTCCCCACTGGGGTGATTGGTTTCCCCTCCTCAAATTCAGCCGTTGGGTCGTTGGTGGGTGGGGCATTCAACCAAAACTCAGGGAATGTGCGACTGGATCATCCTTGTGGAGGGGGTGGGAAGAGTCAACAAGGTGGGGAATACGGAAAAACTCCTGGATCAGCTTACTCTTCTGACACCGACAGACGTCTTCAGTACAGCTTATCTGGAGGAACATCTGCTGACGAACAGTACGCTGGGATTAAATCTCAGGCCAAGAACATGAGCAATGTTGGCTTTCACAGAGATTTCTACGGGCATGAATTGCAGGGACAACCAGTTGGGTTTAGTTCCAATGAGCAAATGAACTCCACCGCACATAAGGAGCAATGGAAAGGCCATAATAACTTAAACCAAACTGGAAAGGTGAACATGGCTTCAAACCCTCCCACAGCATGGCCTTCAGCTGGGCAGCCCATTTGGAACAGAACAGAACTGTACAACCCAGAAGAGCCGACCCCCGAGCCCAAGCTGAACTGTAGCGGGGTTTCCTCTTTCGGCATGCAGGGCTTCGGAAGCTACCAGACCCTGCATGGGGGCGAGGAAACCCTGCCGTCAGGTACCAGGACACTCCAGACCAATCAAGTCAATGATTTTTATGGCATCACACCTTCCCAGCTGCCACATCAGTGCAGCATCTGTGAAAAAAAGGTCTACAACCTCAAG GACTGGGACCAGCATGTGAAGGGGAAACTGCATCTGCAGAATCGAACTTTGTACGCCACCGACAG CTCAGCGGCAGCGGCATCGGCCGGAGCCCCTCAGTACGCCGTCGGCAGGCCGTGTGATGGAGGTCTGAACCCAGGAGGGACGAACCCCTCAGTCTGCTCCACCGCAAGTCAGG ATGTGTCGTCAGGAACCAAAGCATCATACCTGCCAGCAGGAGCCATGACGACGTATCCCACAGCAGACGCAGCGTTTACCCTCCACCAGCCGGAGTCAAAG cCGTTTCCACCCAGGAAGGCCTCGGCCGGCCGCGTCGTTCACATCTGCAACCTGCCTGAGGGCAGCTGCACGGAGAATGACGTCATCAACCTGGGAATACCGTTCGGGAAGGTCACCAACTACATCCTGATGCGCTCAACCCATCAG GCCTTTCTGGAGATGGCGTATGTTGAGGCAGCTCAGGCCATGGTTCAATACTACCAACTGACTCCTGCCACAATTAACGGTCAGAAACTCCTCATACGGATGTCTAAGAGGTACAAGGAGCTGCAGCTCAAG aaaccCGGTAAAGATGTTCAGTCAATCATCCAGGATATTACCTCACAGCGTGAACGGGATAAAATGCAAGAACTTGAACA CTACCTTCCAGACAGAGCACGGTCTCGCAGCCCCATCAGCCGCTCTCTGAGTCCTCATTCCCACAGTCCCAGTTTTACGTCGTGCAGCTCTGCCCACAGCCCGCCGGCGGCCCCGTGCCGGGGTCAGGACAGGGGCAGCAATGGCCTGAGCCCTCACCGGGGCTCCAGAGACTGGCCGTCGCACCTGAGACGAGGGGAGGACGAGAGGGAGCGGGACGATCCCTGGAGGAACGGTGGCATGGACGACAAACGACCAAACGGGAGGACGGCCGACCGACGGAAGAGCTACCACAAACACTTGGGTCACTTGAGGTCTGCAGACGAACGCGGAAGTGGCGAAACGACAACAACGAGGAGCAGCAGAGACTGGCACCCACGGGACAGCCCTCTGAGCTCGTCTCTCAACTCTTACAGGAGCATGGACGAAGATTTCAACAGGGCATCTCACTATCGGCATGACGCAAAGCCGAGGAGGAGGGACGGCGACCACCCCGTTCGGTCAAGACACTCTGAGTTTGAGACGACGGACGAGCCGCGGTGTCGAACGCCGGAGGACAAGAGGCGGAGCAAAAACCCGAGCAGGAGGAACACCGAGAAACAGGAGAGAGAAACTGTTCCCGAAAATACT gACGCCACAtccaaagaaaaatctgttttgccACAACAAAGCAACAAGTCAAAAGAGGCGgctgaaaatgacaaagacagagaaact GAGAATGTGCTGGAAAGTGCCGAAGACACGGATGAAGAATGTTGGTATCCTAAAAACATGGAGGAGCTGGTCACGGTGGATGAAGTGGGAGGGGAGGACGACTGCATCCTTGAGCCAGATCTCTCTGAGCTCGAGGAGTTTACTTCCTGTCACAAAGAGCCGACAGCAGAACGATCACAGCAGAAGCACACGTCTCCATCGGCTCCAGCAGTGGAGGAGCACAAAGAGTCCGACGAGAAACCTGAACGGGAGGACTCCTTTGAGGAGACGAGGGGCGAGGCATCAGCATCCGAAGCTGAGAAAGCAGAGGATCAAATCGCTGCACCAAGTACTGAAACCGAGAAAGTGAATTTAGAAACTACAGAGCAAAAAGTGGCAGACATCAGTGGCTTCCCGAGTGAGGAGTTTAAAGCAGCGCTAGAGGAGACGTGCTTGGAGAGCGCCAAGCTTCCCAACAACACGACGCCGGACGAGCCAATGGAAAATCATATCTGTTTGCCAGAGGACAGCAGAAGCCAGGAAGAAAGGCAGACTCCAGATAAAATCCATCTGGAAGTTCAGCTGAAGGATGGCAGTCTGAAAAGAG AGATTGAAGCCCCCTCATCATCTCTAGAGCAAGACAAAGCTGTCAGTGAACACAGCATTCCTTTGG GAGTGGAGTTCATTGAGCCAAGAACAGGCTTCTACTGCAAACTGTGTGGATTGTTCTACAGCAGCGAGGACACTGCAAAAACGACTCACTGCCGCAGCACCGTACACTACAGAAACCTGCAG